CTGCTGTTTGAGCTGCTGCACGAGTCTGTCCTTCTCCCGTTTCAACAACGCCACCTCGTCCTGCGTCTTCTTTTTCTTCGATGAAGACAGCTCCAGTAGGGCAATGTTAGCGTCCTTCTCACTGATGGCAGCCAAGAGCGCCTCCTGCCTGTGAGGGTGGCATAAAACATTGTCGCATTTAACCAGAGGGAATAAGCTCACTTGTCATGTATTATTCATCGGCTGTAATATCATCCAGTCAGCTGGGAAGGGCCAGAATTGGATGACATTTTACAAGAGGAAGGCAGAAATCGATACTCCACGGTCTATCCTTTCCCCCCCCCGGGCGTCTCAGCTCTTACTTcatctccagcacctcctccaggtGTTTCCTGCGCTCAGCACGCAGGGTTGATAGGTGTGCCTCTTTCTCACACAGAGACTGCTGGGTGGAAGCCAGCTTGGCCCTCATGGACTCCAGCTCCTGTTTCACCTTCTCCATGgcccccagcagctcctccatctgGGAGACCACACAATAATTTAACCAGAACACAGAGTTCATCATCGCACTGTTAAAAGGTTCCTTCTAAATTGATCCATGACAATATGTTTATTCACAACCCGTTGATGAGGAAAGAGCAGGTTTAGGAGTGCCTGGGCTGGAAACAGCAACCCCTGACATTATGATGCAAACCAGACAAAAAAATTCCTGAATGTGATGAAAGCCTCTAAATGATTGTGGGACTACATGAGTCATGGAGGCATTGCTATTAGTGTGTCCACTCCAGGAAGTGTTGTTGGCCACTGATGGAGGTCACACTATCAGGGCTCATACCTTTGACCACTTTAAGTGGGCGAGGTTGGACTCATGCATTGGTTTGAGTGAGTGCTTCTGAGAGGCGGTTGTttagaagagagaaaacaagagaaacTGATGAGTGACGATAGACAGGACTCAAGAGAAGACAGAGGATGGGGGTGCAGAAGGACAGGAGACATTCCAGTGGTGAGTAAACAAAATAAACTGAGCATTTTAGTGGGGCTGTGCAGGTGAGAGGTGGAGTTGTGACCCTGGAGGTACCTGTTTCTCCTGGAGAGACCTGGCAGACTCCTCCTGGGCCAGCACCATCTCCCTCTCTGCATTAATCTGAACACTCTCCCTCAGGGCCTCCTCCAATTCCTCAATGCGTTCCACCTTCTGGCGAAGAGTGTCCTTCAGAGCAGCGAGTCGCAAAACCCAATTAAGGTTTCTCGTGGCAGTAAACGCATATATTAGCAGCACGAAGTAGGTGGACACGTGGAATGCACGGCTCACCTTCGCCTGCTGGGAGTTCTCAGACAGAttgtcctccctcttcctggCCTCCTCCATCAGTCGAGCATTCTTGctcttctccacctgctccttGTGCTTCAGTGAGGCCACCTTCTTTGACTGGTCCTTCATCTGCCTGTGTGTCACCAGAGGATGCACAGGAAACACTATATATGTCATATGTATAATATATATTACTGTAATCATTTCCCATGGGAATAACTTAacaaatggaacattttcaACAAATGGAATGATTTTTTTCACACAAATATGCAAAAGAATAATGGTAATAAGTAAAGCACTGTAGTATAAGagtgaggaaaataaaagatcTTGAAAAGGggatgaggaaaaaagaaaaaaaataacaaaaaaaactatACAGAATTAGGCTCAATGGTTACAACACTGTAAACTGGCAAAGAGGGAAATAAAGGGCAAAATAAAAAGGCGCGAAGAATACAAATACTAACCTGGAGGCCATGCTGCTGGGATTAGACATTTCCAGGGTGAGAACGAGAAAGCAGTAAAGATAAAACTCACATAAGGCTCATTTCAGGCAAGAAAAAGTCTAAGAGCTCTAAGAAATAGGTACAGTATTTAGAGTCTGGTCGAGGGTCAGATGATTCACCTCATACGCGTCCAGCAGTATAACATTATACAACAATAAAATTACACTGAAAACATAACACAGCCACACCTACACACAAATAACAATATCATATAGACTGCAGACATATCTTGCAAAAAAAGAGAGCTTTTCTTCATGTCCCctgaataaaacacacagaggaacatAAACAACATAAAAGTTAGTTGCTTTCtaccaaaaatgaaaacagcataTGATGGATTCAAACACCACAAGGATCATTGAAaccctttaaattaaaaaatagaTCAAGTAAACCATCGTCACAATGAACTGATAAAGATCCATTAACACGTGATGCTGTTCATGGATACACCCACCTCTCCAGTTCGTTAATCTTTTTATCTTTGTCATTCTTCTCATTTTCCATTTCCCGAAGGATCTCCAGCAGCCGGTCAACCTCAGCTTGGGCCTTTCCAGAGTCCTCTTTGTGGCGGGCCACTTCCTGCTCAAGGTTCTGAATACGCTCAGACACTTCGGTGTTAGCTTGAGCCTCCAGGGCCGCATTCTGAGCCTAAGGACAGACAGGAAAATACACGTTAGCGGCAATTTACATGTTTGAGTTGATTCCATTTAGGGGGACCTCTACCCTCTTCAGCTGGTTCTCCAGTTTAAGAcattcctccctcttctgctcTAAGGTGATCTCTAGACTCTTCAGTTTGGAGTCCTTCTTCAGCCCAGAGGAGGCTAGAGATGATGCATGCTCCTTCAAGTCCAACAAGgatgtctgcagacacacacccacacaggtaAGAATAAACCCACCGATTACATTAGTTCTTGCGCAGGAACCTGTGACTCATCGAAACAGGACCAATAAAAATGCTGCTCATTTCAGATGGGGTTTTAACAGAAAGGGGAATAACAGGAGCCGTCTCTCTTTGTTTCTCACCTCTCTGTCAGACAGGTCTCCCTGCAGCAAACTCAGTCTTTCCTTCAACTCTTTCAGTTCTTTCTTGTTACAGTCGAGCTCCTCCGTCTTCTCCCGATCGTCCCTGTCTCGCTGCTCCTTCAGACGCTCAATAATGCGCTCCTAAGAGGTGAAGACACAGATTACGTGCCCTTCCTTCACAACCCCCCCCGGCCACCATACGTCAGTAAAaatgagccagcagacaaaccTTTTCTGCTAGAGACTCCTCCAGTGTGGTGAGAGCAGTGTCGGTGTTGGACGTGTCTGCCTGTAAAGATTTGAccctctccttcagactgctcatctgcttctctttgtccctcagctgctcctgcaggttctcaATCTGTACGGCAAACCCAGTCAGAGCCATCATCAATTGCAGGGCAAACACATCTCCAAGGTTAGTTCATAAAAAGCGGCTTCTTTAAAACCTCTACACCACCTTCTTCTGCAGCACGTTAACTTTACGCTCCTTGACCTCCAGCATGTCTTTGAGGTCGTGGATTTCCCCGTTGAGGGTGCCCTTCTCTTCTGAAATCTCTTGAATCTGTTTGCTCTTTTTGTTTAGAGTCgcctctttttcctccagaCGCAGACGTAAAGCATCCACCTGGGAAACACAAAATGCGTTGGTGCTGGTCCAACGAGTACAAAGTGTCCACCCTCTTTGTGTTGGTGGTCCCAGATTCCGTACCTCTGTCTGTAAGATGGCAGCTCTCTGCTCCTTGGCTGTGAGGGACTCTTTCAGAACTTCAATATGCTGCTTGCTGTCTGAGAATTGGTTTGTTAGTGTTTCTAACTTGGTCTGCAAACCGAGCAACTCGGTGTCTTTTCTTGAAAGGTCCTGCTTCACCTGCTCCATCTGAAAAAGACAAGGGGAACAAAAGGGTGAGATGAAGGTGAACCGGGGTGAGTCAGTTCGCTCAGACTCATCTCACCTTGTTCTTCATAAACTTGGTGTGACTGCGGTAGACCTCCATCTGCTTCATTTCCTCCTGACGCTCCTCGCAGCTCAGGAGCCCATTGGACTTCAGCATTAATAActcctcctccatgtctctCATGTTCCTATCCATGGAGTTAATTTTTGCATCCTAGTGTGATATAGAGGTGTTAAAATGGTAGCAGACCACATAAGCatctaaaaacaacacaaaaaaacaatatttttctatttaaattaTCACCTTCATGTCGATGACAGTCTGCAGAGCCTTAGTCTTTGTAGACTCTGGGGTTCCCTCATACCGACGATGTAACTCCTGCTGGTTCAGATCACAACAAGGTAACATATATAATTAATCAATACATCACAACAGGCTGTGGTATCATGTCACAGCTAAGGGGCGTTCTGAACCCCCATTGCAGAAGAACTTTGGCTATTTGTAAAATTCTATTTTCTTGACATAATTTGGCAATTTGGCTTCGATGGATTGTGTATCCGCCAACAACTGTTGGTGTTTCTGAGGGGCCACCAGGAATATCTCGATATCGGTTAAATGTAGTGCGGCTAAGAACCATCCAGATTGTGTGAAATCACCTTTCTGCTTTATAAGTGAAGAGTAACACAGCATAAACACAACCTGGAGTGAATTTACCTCTCTGAGCGCAGtaatttctctgtctctctggtcCAATAAACTTTCTAGGTGATGCCTGTGCATCTCTGCATCAGCCAGTCGCCTGGTTTGCTCCTGGTCCTCTTCTGAAGCCTTAGCAGACGGTCCTGAGACAGACACAAATATATGTTATCAAGCTGAAGTTGCTAGACATTCACAAAACAAACAGTTAACCTTTGTGGGAGCTTAAACACTTTTTTTTGGCACATTTTCACATGCGGCATCTTCCAAGCACttgatttacattaaaatgaattaaacattccaacagaaatatttaaatacattCTCAGCCATTTCATCTAAACACCAGGATTCAATGTCAGACAGAGGGAACAACATCAACACTCCTGAGGCCTGACCTTTGCTCTGCAGTATTTCCAGAAGTTTCTTGATGGACTCGTCTCTGGCTCCCAGGGTTTGCTTCTGCGTGTCGATCCTAATCTCCATCTCTTCCAGCGTcttcctgaggaggaagagctcttTGGCCTGCCTCTCATGCTCGGCCTGTAGCCGCCGGTAGTTCTCTTCTGTAGGCTCAGATGTCAGCGCCAGTTCCCGGACATGGCTGGCCGGGTCCTGCTGGAACAGCTGGTTCAGATCCCTTTGGATCCTCAGCTCATCCTGGAGAGCCTGAACAGTCATCTGGAGATGCTATGGATTCATGTGAGATGCAGATACTCTTGTTACTACTAATTTAGGGTTGGTAACAAAACAACAACTATGAATTAATTCACAGCACATGGATATATGAACAAAACATTTGGAATTTCTAAATACAACCAAATTTAACATCAGCAGGCCCTGTGTTGCATGGAAGTACAAAAAATATAAAGACGGTAGCACCACCAAGAGCAGGGCTGAGAATAGTGATACACAAATGGTGAAACACAATCGGTCCAGTGTAATGTGGCATCGTTTGTGGCATCTGACGACAAAAACACTTGGCAGAGCTGCTGTACGACAGGAACAGAAGGCAGCGTTATACTCTGGTCTGAACCAGCTGTGAGCCTCTTCAGATGACAGAACAAAGGAAGAAGTCAGTGTCTGCCTTCAATTTTCTCCTCAagttccctccctctcctttgtcattttctccttcacacacacacacacacgcatgcctCCCCTGCACTTGCCCCGTCACTCCACACCAGtattttcacttcctctctcaccAGCCCTCACTTTCCCATCTTTCTCTCCACCCCGTAACCGAGGCTGAGTCACTGCTGTGACTGTACGACACCCCCTCAACATACACACGGGCAAATGCGTGCACAAACAAGCAagccgctcacacacacgccaacCTTCTTTATTCATCGTCCCTAATCTTCTCTGCTCTTGGCCAGGAGAGATAGCGCTCAGGTGTTTGTAAAAGCGCGCAAGTAAATTAAACTGGATCAAtcataaaaataattaaaagccATTTCTCAACTGGTTTTGCAAAACAGAACCAACCGTCTAGTACTCTTgacacaaaaaaagcaaacgTGCAGCCTTTTAAATTACTGTTATGTGGGTCTACATCAGTAAAAGCACACAGTCAACTAA
The nucleotide sequence above comes from Takifugu rubripes chromosome 9, fTakRub1.2, whole genome shotgun sequence. Encoded proteins:
- the LOC101070672 gene encoding ELKS/Rab6-interacting/CAST family member 1 isoform X4 gives rise to the protein MYGSARSVGRGDANHSGGRDGGSTGSQGSGRSPRLPRSPRMGHRRTNSTGGSGGGPGGAGGKTLSMENIQSLNAAYATSGPMYLSDNEVAMTGDNLPKSGGTMTTIGRQRVTYGSRSSSSGVVAASTPNISTTVPGNAILPVGMIAGDALAFGDHHMASTVPHSLRQARDNTILDLQAQLKEVLRENEMLRREAEVKESKLSSSMNSIKTFWSPELKKERALRKDEASKITVWKEQYRVIQDEAQHLQMTVQALQDELRIQRDLNQLFQQDPASHVRELALTSEPTEENYRRLQAEHERQAKELFLLRKTLEEMEIRIDTQKQTLGARDESIKKLLEILQSKGPSAKASEEDQEQTRRLADAEMHRHHLESLLDQRDREITALREQELHRRYEGTPESTKTKALQTVIDMKDAKINSMDRNMRDMEEELLMLKSNGLLSCEERQEEMKQMEVYRSHTKFMKNKMEQVKQDLSRKDTELLGLQTKLETLTNQFSDSKQHIEVLKESLTAKEQRAAILQTEVDALRLRLEEKEATLNKKSKQIQEISEEKGTLNGEIHDLKDMLEVKERKVNVLQKKIENLQEQLRDKEKQMSSLKERVKSLQADTSNTDTALTTLEESLAEKERIIERLKEQRDRDDREKTEELDCNKKELKELKERLSLLQGDLSDRETSLLDLKEHASSLASSGLKKDSKLKSLEITLEQKREECLKLENQLKRAQNAALEAQANTEVSERIQNLEQEVARHKEDSGKAQAEVDRLLEILREMENEKNDKDKKINELESSMASRQMKDQSKKVASLKHKEQVEKSKNARLMEEARKREDNLSENSQQAKDTLRQKVERIEELEEALRESVQINAEREMVLAQEESARSLQEKQMEELLGAMEKVKQELESMRAKLASTQQSLCEKEAHLSTLRAERRKHLEEVLEMKQEALLAAISEKDANIALLELSSSKKKKTQDEVALLKREKDRLVQQLKQQTQNRMKLMADNYEDDHLKTAPDHANHKPSPDQDDEEGIWA
- the LOC101070672 gene encoding ELKS/Rab6-interacting/CAST family member 1 isoform X1; its protein translation is MYGSARSVGRGDANHSGGRDGGSTGSQGSGRSPRLPRSPRMGHRRTNSTGGSGGGPGGAGGKTLSMENIQSLNAAYATSGPMYLSDNEVAMTGDNLPKSGGTMTTIGRQRVTYGSRSSSSGVVAASTPNISTTVPGNAILPVGMIAGDALAFGDHHMASTVPHSLRQARDNTILDLQAQLKEVLRENEMLRREAEVKESKLSSSMNSIKTFWSPELKKERALRKDEASKITVWKEQYRVIQDEAQHLQMTVQALQDELRIQRDLNQLFQQDPASHVRELALTSEPTEENYRRLQAEHERQAKELFLLRKTLEEMEIRIDTQKQTLGARDESIKKLLEILQSKGPSAKASEEDQEQTRRLADAEMHRHHLESLLDQRDREITALREQELHRRYEGTPESTKTKALQTVIDMKDAKINSMDRNMRDMEEELLMLKSNGLLSCEERQEEMKQMEVYRSHTKFMKNKMEQVKQDLSRKDTELLGLQTKLETLTNQFSDSKQHIEVLKESLTAKEQRAAILQTEVDALRLRLEEKEATLNKKSKQIQEISEEKGTLNGEIHDLKDMLEVKERKVNVLQKKIENLQEQLRDKEKQMSSLKERVKSLQADTSNTDTALTTLEESLAEKERIIERLKEQRDRDDREKTEELDCNKKELKELKERLSLLQGDLSDRETSLLDLKEHASSLASSGLKKDSKLKSLEITLEQKREECLKLENQLKRAQNAALEAQANTEVSERIQNLEQEVARHKEDSGKAQAEVDRLLEILREMENEKNDKDKKINELESSMASRQMKDQSKKVASLKHKEQVEKSKNARLMEEARKREDNLSENSQQAKDTLRQKVERIEELEEALRESVQINAEREMVLAQEESARSLQEKQMEELLGAMEKVKQELESMRAKLASTQQSLCEKEAHLSTLRAERRKHLEEVLEMKQEALLAAISEKDANIALLELSSSKKKKTQDEVALLKREKDRLVQQLKQQTQNRMKLMADNYEDDHLKTAPDHANHKPSPDQMVPPLLALSQNRSKLKLYIAHLTDLCHDRDPSILSQLTPPSHYHHSNPEDWEEELQKMSVEQLEWELEVCEKESGELQEYANSVLQQIADYCPDILEQVVNALEESC
- the LOC101070672 gene encoding ELKS/Rab6-interacting/CAST family member 1 isoform X3, with the protein product MYGSARSVGRGDANHSGGRDGGSTGSQGSGRSPRLPRSPRMGHRRTNSTGGSGGGPGGAGGKTLSMENIQSLNAAYATSGPMYLSDNEVAMTGDNLPKSGGTMTTIGRQRVTYGSRSSSSGVVAASTPNISTTVPGNAILPVGMIAGDALAFGDHHMASTVPHSLRQARDNTILDLQAQLKEVLRENEMLRREAEVKESKLSSSMNSIKTFWSPELKKERALRKDEASKITVWKEQYRVIQDEAQHLQMTVQALQDELRIQRDLNQLFQQDPASHVRELALTSEPTEENYRRLQAEHERQAKELFLLRKTLEEMEIRIDTQKQTLGARDESIKKLLEILQSKGPSAKASEEDQEQTRRLADAEMHRHHLESLLDQRDREITALREELHRRYEGTPESTKTKALQTVIDMKDAKINSMDRNMRDMEEELLMLKSNGLLSCEERQEEMKQMEVYRSHTKFMKNKMEQVKQDLSRKDTELLGLQTKLETLTNQFSDSKQHIEVLKESLTAKEQRAAILQTEVDALRLRLEEKEATLNKKSKQIQEISEEKGTLNGEIHDLKDMLEVKERKVNVLQKKIENLQEQLRDKEKQMSSLKERVKSLQADTSNTDTALTTLEESLAEKERIIERLKEQRDRDDREKTEELDCNKKELKELKERLSLLQGDLSDRETSLLDLKEHASSLASSGLKKDSKLKSLEITLEQKREECLKLENQLKRAQNAALEAQANTEVSERIQNLEQEVARHKEDSGKAQAEVDRLLEILREMENEKNDKDKKINELERQMKDQSKKVASLKHKEQVEKSKNARLMEEARKREDNLSENSQQAKDTLRQKVERIEELEEALRESVQINAEREMVLAQEESARSLQEKQMEELLGAMEKVKQELESMRAKLASTQQSLCEKEAHLSTLRAERRKHLEEVLEMKQEALLAAISEKDANIALLELSSSKKKKTQDEVALLKREKDRLVQQLKQQTQNRMKLMADNYEDDHLKTAPDHANHKPSPDQMVPPLLALSQNRSKLKLYIAHLTDLCHDRDPSILSQLTPPSHYHHSNPEDWEEELQKMSVEQLEWELEVCEKESGELQEYANSVLQQIADYCPDILEQVVNALEESC
- the LOC101070672 gene encoding ELKS/Rab6-interacting/CAST family member 1 isoform X5 encodes the protein MYGSARSVGRGDANHSGGRDGGSTGSQGSGRSPRLPRSPRMGHRRTNSTGGSGGGPGGAGGKTLSMENIQSLNAAYATSGPMYLSDNEVAMTGDNLPKSGGTMTTIGRQRVTYGSRSSSSGVVAASTPNISTTVPGNAILPVGMIAGDALAFGDHHMASTVPHSLRQARDNTILDLQAQLKEVLRENEMLRREAEVKESKLSSSMNSIKTFWSPELKKERALRKDEASKITVWKEQYRVIQDEAQHLQMTVQALQDELRIQRDLNQLFQQDPASHVRELALTSEPTEENYRRLQAEHERQAKELFLLRKTLEEMEIRIDTQKQTLGARDESIKKLLEILQSKGPSAKASEEDQEQTRRLADAEMHRHHLESLLDQRDREITALREELHRRYEGTPESTKTKALQTVIDMKDAKINSMDRNMRDMEEELLMLKSNGLLSCEERQEEMKQMEVYRSHTKFMKNKMEQVKQDLSRKDTELLGLQTKLETLTNQFSDSKQHIEVLKESLTAKEQRAAILQTEVDALRLRLEEKEATLNKKSKQIQEISEEKGTLNGEIHDLKDMLEVKERKVNVLQKKIENLQEQLRDKEKQMSSLKERVKSLQADTSNTDTALTTLEESLAEKERIIERLKEQRDRDDREKTEELDCNKKELKELKERLSLLQGDLSDRETSLLDLKEHASSLASSGLKKDSKLKSLEITLEQKREECLKLENQLKRAQNAALEAQANTEVSERIQNLEQEVARHKEDSGKAQAEVDRLLEILREMENEKNDKDKKINELESMASRQMKDQSKKVASLKHKEQVEKSKNARLMEEARKREDNLSENSQQAKDTLRQKVERIEELEEALRESVQINAEREMVLAQEESARSLQEKQMEELLGAMEKVKQELESMRAKLASTQQSLCEKEAHLSTLRAERRKHLEEVLEMKQEALLAAISEKDANIALLELSSSKKKKTQDEVALLKREKDRLVQQLKQQTQNRMKLMADNYEDDHLKTAPDHANHKPSPDQDDEEGIWA
- the LOC101070672 gene encoding ELKS/Rab6-interacting/CAST family member 1 isoform X2 — its product is MYGSARSVGRGDANHSGGRDGGSTGSQGSGRSPRLPRSPRMGHRRTNSTGGSGGGPGGAGGKTLSMENIQSLNAAYATSGPMYLSDNEVAMTGDNLPKSGGTMTTIGRQRVTYGSRSSSSGVVAASTPNISTTVPGNAILPVGMIAGDALAFGDHHMASTVPHSLRQARDNTILDLQAQLKEVLRENEMLRREAEVKESKLSSSMNSIKTFWSPELKKERALRKDEASKITVWKEQYRVIQDEAQHLQMTVQALQDELRIQRDLNQLFQQDPASHVRELALTSEPTEENYRRLQAEHERQAKELFLLRKTLEEMEIRIDTQKQTLGARDESIKKLLEILQSKGPSAKASEEDQEQTRRLADAEMHRHHLESLLDQRDREITALREELHRRYEGTPESTKTKALQTVIDMKDAKINSMDRNMRDMEEELLMLKSNGLLSCEERQEEMKQMEVYRSHTKFMKNKMEQVKQDLSRKDTELLGLQTKLETLTNQFSDSKQHIEVLKESLTAKEQRAAILQTEVDALRLRLEEKEATLNKKSKQIQEISEEKGTLNGEIHDLKDMLEVKERKVNVLQKKIENLQEQLRDKEKQMSSLKERVKSLQADTSNTDTALTTLEESLAEKERIIERLKEQRDRDDREKTEELDCNKKELKELKERLSLLQGDLSDRETSLLDLKEHASSLASSGLKKDSKLKSLEITLEQKREECLKLENQLKRAQNAALEAQANTEVSERIQNLEQEVARHKEDSGKAQAEVDRLLEILREMENEKNDKDKKINELESSMASRQMKDQSKKVASLKHKEQVEKSKNARLMEEARKREDNLSENSQQAKDTLRQKVERIEELEEALRESVQINAEREMVLAQEESARSLQEKQMEELLGAMEKVKQELESMRAKLASTQQSLCEKEAHLSTLRAERRKHLEEVLEMKQEALLAAISEKDANIALLELSSSKKKKTQDEVALLKREKDRLVQQLKQQTQNRMKLMADNYEDDHLKTAPDHANHKPSPDQMVPPLLALSQNRSKLKLYIAHLTDLCHDRDPSILSQLTPPSHYHHSNPEDWEEELQKMSVEQLEWELEVCEKESGELQEYANSVLQQIADYCPDILEQVVNALEESC